TCCAGGACGGCGACGTCAACATACATGGGGTCGAGGTGGTCAAAATGTGGACCGCCCCCATGCCCCGGGCCGATGTCCTGGGGGCAGGCTACCCTCAGATCGAGGGCGTGCGCCACGCGCTGGTCTTTGCCGCCACGGACGAGACCGGCGGCTACAACCACCATGCCCAAATAACCGTGCACAAGGGTACGATCTACGCCCTGTGGAGCAATAACCGCCACTTTGAGGACGCCCCCGGCCAGCGCGTCCTCTTCGCCACCTCCCCTGACGGCTTGCACTGGAGCAGCCATGCCGAGGCCTTTCCCTCGCCAGGCCCCTTTAAGGAGAAATCCGAAACCGGCCTGCTGTTGACGACCCTCGGCTGGGTCCAGGTCGGCGACAAGCTCTTCGCCCTGGCCAAGCTCACCGCCATGGACGGCTTCCGCAATCCCGACAACACGCTCTTCAGCCCTACCAAGGACCGCAAGCGGGGCATCATCTTCGACAAACGCATCTACTACGGCATCCTGGCACGCGAGTTGACGGACGCGGGCACATGGGGGCCCATCTTCACCGTCGAGGGCAAACCTCCCGCCCCCGACCAAATCGCCTTCCCCGTCCTCGAGCACAGCCAGTGCGTCAGCCCCGGGGAGTACCAGGCCATCCTCGCTGCCAGCAAGGAGTACTCCTACCCCTGGAGGAGCCGCCTCCCGCGAACCCCCGGCAAACCCCTCCTGTGCGAGCCGAGCACCTACGCCCTCGAAGACGGCACCCTGGTCACCCTCTTCCGCGACGAGCGATACTCCCACCGCCTCTTCGTCAGCACCTCCCCCGACGGCGGTAACACATGGTCCACCCCCTATCCCACGAACATCCCCGACTCCCCATCCTACACCAAAACCATCGCTCTCGAAGACGGATCCGTCGTCATGGTCGGAAACCAGATCGCCGAGGAAAAAAACTTCGATAACCCCAAACCCGCCCACCTGGGCAGAGATACCCTCGTCCTCTCCCTCAGCAAGGACGGA
This DNA window, taken from Ruficoccus amylovorans, encodes the following:
- a CDS encoding exo-alpha-sialidase, giving the protein MNYSTRTRKAACLSLCLLMTSAVPLLRAADLAEPLLELQDGDVNIHGVEVVKMWTAPMPRADVLGAGYPQIEGVRHALVFAATDETGGYNHHAQITVHKGTIYALWSNNRHFEDAPGQRVLFATSPDGLHWSSHAEAFPSPGPFKEKSETGLLLTTLGWVQVGDKLFALAKLTAMDGFRNPDNTLFSPTKDRKRGIIFDKRIYYGILARELTDAGTWGPIFTVEGKPPAPDQIAFPVLEHSQCVSPGEYQAILAASKEYSYPWRSRLPRTPGKPLLCEPSTYALEDGTLVTLFRDERYSHRLFVSTSPDGGNTWSTPYPTNIPDSPSYTKTIALEDGSVVMVGNQIAEEKNFDNPKPAHLGRDTLVLSLSKDG